The following nucleotide sequence is from Tolumonas lignilytica.
CGATAAAATCGGCAAACTCCTCACCGTACTCCACCAGCAACGGCGATCGCGGAAAGTGCGCCAGAATGTATTGCCTGGCCATGGAGTGAAAAAAATCTTCGCCTACCAGCGCCTGTGTCACCGGAAAGGTATCGGCCAGTGCCGCAATCAACGATGCCATGACATTATTCCGATAGACCTGCCAGCGCGCGGTGACATCCTGCCCGGACGCAACGACAAACCCGGTCGGCATGGGGGCATCCGTAGCAGTCAGTGCGCTCGCGAAATGATGTTGCCAATCAGCCATAACAGTGCACCTCTCTGGAGGCCAGCATGATCTGTTCGGCCTGTTTCGCTTCCGCCAGCAAGACCGCAAACGCAGGCAGGTTCTGATCCCGTTCAATCAACGTTGCGACTGGCCCAGTCTTTTGCACCGCATAGGCATAAAGCTGCCAGACGGCATCGGCCACGGCAGCACCGTGGCTATCGATTAACAGCCGCTCACCGTTCAAATCCTGCTCTTCGTGAAATCCGGCCAGATGGATCTCGCCCACCGCCGACAACGGCAGTTGGTCTATATAGGCGTATGGATCGAGCCGATGATTGACACAAGAGACATAGACGTTGTTGATATCCAATAACAGACCACAGCCAGTGCGGCATACCACTTCACGGATAAATTCTGCCTCCGAGAAGCTGGAATCGCGGAAAGTCAGATAGGTCGCCGGATTTTCAAGCAAGATGGGGCGCTGCAAAAACGCCTGCACCTGCGCAACATGCTCACACACCCGCGTTAACGTGTGCCGGGTATAAGGCAGTGGCAATAAATCATTGAGAAACTGCCCCTGATGGCCCGACCAGGCCAAATGTTCAGAAAAGCTCGCCGGCTGGTAGCGATCGAGCAAGCGTTTCAGTCGCAGCAGATGGGTCGGATCAGGTGCAGCCTCACCGCCCAGCGACAAACCCACACCATGCACAGACAACGCATATTGCGCTCCGATTTGCGTTAAATGCTGATGGTATGGCCCGCCAGCGACCATGTAGTTCTCAGCATGGATCTCAAAAAAGCCGAGCTCAGGTTTGCTGCACAGGATCTCGGCGATATATTCCGGCTTCAGACCCACACCGCCCCGGGCCGGTAAACCGGCCGCGAAGAGAGGAGAGCCGACGGACGGTGTAGCAGATAACGGATGTTGAATCATGTTCGGCCCTCCGGTAGGTCTGCCTGACTTACATCTTCGCTTTCACTTCCGTGAAGGCCTGCAACTGGCCATACCCGGTTGGTGAAGTTGGCGACGCAATTTTCAGACAGGTTCCGGCAGGCACCGCTTTCCAGGCATTGCCCTGAAAATCGATTTTGGCCGTACCGGCACACGTCGTTCCGGCTCCGGCCTTGCAGTCGTTTTTGCCTTTCATCGCCACACCAAAACACTTCTCCATATTGCTCATGTCGGCCGCCGCTGCGGGCATCGCCGCGCTGACCAAGACCGAACCCAATGCCAGTGCCAGCGTCGTTGCCATTGTTTGCTTGTTCATAATCTGCATCCTTGAAATCAAAAGAAAAACAAAAGGGTGATCAGGATGATTTGCATGAGACCAACTACCGCCTCATGAAATTCCTGAAGCTATAGTCGAGGCGGAGGTGATTTTTCTTACGGCTGCGAGATGAATATTTTTAAATTATTTTTAATTTATTGATTTTAAACTAATTAATTTTTGATAATGTCGCATTTTTACAATCTTTCAGCGAGGTGAACAGCTAGTATTCCCCCCTGTTGACCATCACTACAGGAG
It contains:
- a CDS encoding DUF692 domain-containing protein, with amino-acid sequence MIQHPLSATPSVGSPLFAAGLPARGGVGLKPEYIAEILCSKPELGFFEIHAENYMVAGGPYHQHLTQIGAQYALSVHGVGLSLGGEAAPDPTHLLRLKRLLDRYQPASFSEHLAWSGHQGQFLNDLLPLPYTRHTLTRVCEHVAQVQAFLQRPILLENPATYLTFRDSSFSEAEFIREVVCRTGCGLLLDINNVYVSCVNHRLDPYAYIDQLPLSAVGEIHLAGFHEEQDLNGERLLIDSHGAAVADAVWQLYAYAVQKTGPVATLIERDQNLPAFAVLLAEAKQAEQIMLASREVHCYG
- a CDS encoding DUF2282 domain-containing protein, which produces MNKQTMATTLALALGSVLVSAAMPAAAADMSNMEKCFGVAMKGKNDCKAGAGTTCAGTAKIDFQGNAWKAVPAGTCLKIASPTSPTGYGQLQAFTEVKAKM